The sequence below is a genomic window from Pseudomonas cremoricolorata.
ATCGACGACGACACGTTCGGCGACGTGCAACCTGCCGGCGTCGCCAAACTGCTGGAGGGTTACGCATGACCATCACTTCCTTCGGCCCGGCCAACCGCATCGCGCGTGCAGCCGAAACCCATCCGCTGACCTGGCGCCTGCGTGACGACGGCGAGCCGGTGTGGCTTGCCGAGTACGAGTCGAAGAACGGCTACGTCGCCGCGCGTACCGCGCTGGCGCAGATGGCCCCCGACGACATCGTGCAGAGCGTCAAGGACTCCGGCCTCAAGGGCCGCGGCGGCGCAGGCTTCCCCACTGGAGTGAAGTGGGGCCTGATGCCCAAAGACGAATCCATGAACATCCGCTACCTGCTGTGCAACGCGGATGAAATGGAACCCAACACCTGGAAAGACCGCATGCTGATGGAGCAGCAGCCCCATCTGCTGATCGAAGGCATGCTGATCAGCGCCCGTGCGCTCAAGGCCTACCGCGGCTACATCTTCCTGCGTGGCGAATACACCACCGCGGCGAAGAACCTCAACCGCGCCATCGATGAAGCCAAGGCCGCCGGCCTCTTGGGCAAGAACATTCTGGGGTCGGGCTTTGACTTCGAGCTGTTCGTCCACACCGGCGCCGGTCGCTACATCTGCGGCGAAGAAACCGCACTGATCAACTCCCTCGAAGGCCGCCGTGCCAACCCGCGTTCCAAGCCGCCCTTCCCTGCCGCCGTGGGCGTGTGGGGCAAGCCGACCTGCGTGAACAACGTCGAGACCCTGTGCAACGTGCCGGCCATCGTCGCCAACGGCAATGACTGGTACAAGTCGCTGGCTCGCGCCGGCAGTGAAGACCACGGCACCAAGCTGATGGGCTTCTCCGGCAAGGTGAAGAACCCTGGCCTGTGGGAGCTGCCGTTCGGCGTCACCGCCCGCGAGCTGTTCGAAGACTACGCCGGCGGCATGCGTGATGGCTTCCGGCTCAAGTGCTGGCAGCCAGGCGGCGCCGGTACTGGTTTCCTGCTGCCCGAGCATCTCGACGCACAGATGTACGCCGGCGGCATCGCCAAGGTGGGCACGCGCATGGGTACGGGCCTGGCGATGGCGGTCGATGATTCGATCAACATGGTTTCGCTGCTGCGCAACATGGAAGAGTTCTTCGCTCGAGAGTCGTGTGGCTGGTGCACACCATGCCGCGACGGCCTGCCGTGGAGCGTGAAGATGCTGCGCGCCCTGGAAAAAGGCCAGGGCCGCGCCGAGGACATCGAGACCCTGCTGGGTCTGGTCAACTTCCTCGGCCCTGGCCGAACCTTCTGCGCTCACGCACCCGGTGCCGTCGAGCCCTTGGGCAGCGCCATCAAATACTTCCGCGAAGAGTTCGAGGCCGGTGTCGCGCCTGCAGTTGCAGGCGCCGCCTTGAGCCCGAACCTGGCCAAACCCGTGCCGGCTGGTCCGGTCGTGGTCGGCGCATAACAAGATGAACAGCGGATGGTCCGTGCCATCCGCTCGCCTGCAGGCCGACCCGAGCATCTCGAGGCAGGCCGCAGGCACACCGATTTCCATTAGCCACGCCTGCTCACGCGGGCCAACGAAGAACTTTGAACCATGGCCACTATCCACGTAGACGGCAAAGCGCTCGAAGTCAACGGTGCGGACAACCTGTTACAGGCCTGTCTGTCGCTTGGCCTCGACATCCCTTATTTCTGCTGGCACCCGGCGCTCGGTAGCGTCGGCGCCTGCCGCCAGTGCGCGGTCAAGCAGTACACCGACGAGAACGACACCCGGGGTCGTATCGTCATGTCGTGCATGACCCCCGCCTCCGACGGCACCTGGATCTCCATCGAAGACGACGAATCCAAGGCGTTTCGCGCCAGCGTCGTCGAATGGCTGATGACCAACCACCCGCACGACTGCCCGGTGTGCGAGGAAGGCGGTCACTGCCACCTGCAAGACATGACGGTGATGACCGGCCACAACGAGCGCCGTTATCGCTTCACCAAACGCACCCACCAGAACCAGGACCTCGGCCCGTTCATCGCCCACGAGATGAACCGCTGCATCGCCTGCTACCGCTGCGTGCGCTACTACAAGGACTACGCTGGCGGCACCGACCTGGGCGTCTACGGCGCCCACGACAACGTATACTTCGGCCGCGTCGAAGACGGCGTGCTGGAAAGCGAGTTCTCCGGCAACCTCACCGAGGTCTGCCCGACCGGCGTGTTCACCGACAAGACCCACTCCGAGCGCTACAACCGCAAGTGGGACATGCAGTTCGCCCCAAGCATCTGCCATGGCTGCTCGAGCGGCTGCAACATCAGCCCTGGTGAGCGTTACGGCGAACTGCGGCGCATCGAGAACCGCTTCAACGGTTCGGTGAACCAGTATTTCCTCTGTGACCGTGGCCGCTTCGGCTATGGCTACGTCAACCGTAAGGACCGTCCACGCCAGCCGCTACTGGCCGACGGCAGCAAGCTTGGTCTCGACGCTGCGCTGGACAAGGCCGCCGATCTGCTGCGCGGGCGCACCATCGTCGGTATCGGTTCGCCCCGCGCGAGCCTTGAAAGCAACTACGGCCTGCGTGAACTGGTCGGCGCCGAGTACTTCTACTCAGGCATCGAAGCCGGCGAGCTGGCGCGCGTGCGCCTGGTGCTGGAGGTGCTGAACAACAGCCCGCTGCCAGTACCGACCCTGCGCGACATCGAAGACCACGACGCCGTGTTCGTGCTCGGTGAAGACCTCACCCAGACCGCTGCACGCGTCGCCCTGGCCGTGCGCCAGGCCACCAAGGGCAAGGCCGAGGCCATGGCCGAAGCGATGAAGGTCCAGCCGTGGCTGGATGCGGCGGTGAAGAACATCGGTCAGCACGCGCTGTACCCGCTGTTCATCGCCTCGCTGGCCGAGACCAAGCTCGATGACGTCGCCGAAGAATGCGTACACGCCGCACCGGCCGACCTCGCCCGTCTCGGCTTTGCCGTGGCCCACGCCATCGACCCGAGCGCCCCGGCCGTCAATGGCCTGGACAGCGACGCCCTGGCCCTTGCCCAGCGCATCGCCGACGCCCTGGTCGCGGCGCAACGTCCACTGGTAGTTGCCGGCACCTCGCTGGCCGACCCGGCACTGATCGAAGCGGCGGCGAACATCGCCAAGGCGCTGAAACTGCGCGACAAGAACGGCTCGCTGAGCCTGGTGGTGCCCGAAGCCAACAGTCTGGGCATGGCCATGTTCGGTGGTGACAGCGCCGACGCGGCGCTGGACGCGGTGATCGACGGCAAGGCCGATGCCATCGTGGTGCTGGAGAACGACCTGTACGCCCGTCTGCCGGCGGCCAAGGTCGATGCGGCCCTTGCTGCGGCCAAGGTGGTGATCGTCGCCGACCACAGCAAGACCGCCACCAGCGATCGTGCGCACCTGGTATTGCCGGCCGCCTCGTTCGCCGAAGGCGATGGCACCCTGATCAGCCAGGAGGGCCGCGCCCAGCGCTTCTTCCAGGTCTTCGACCCGCAGTACCTGGACAGCAGCATCCAGATCCACGAAGGCTGGCGCTGGCTGCACGCCCTGCGCGCCACCTTGCTGAACAAGCCGGTGGACTGGACCCAACTCGACCACGTCACCCAGGCTTGCGCGCAGGTTTCGCCGCAACTGGCCGGCATCGTCGATGCTGCGCCAAGCGCTGCCTTCCGCATCAAGGGCCTGAAGCTTGCCCGTGAGCCACTGCGCTACTCCGGTCGAACCGCCATGCGCGCCAACATCAGCGTGCACGAGCCGCGCACCCCGCAAGACAAAGACACCGCATTCGCCTTCTCCATGGAGGGCTACTCGGGGTCGGCCGAACCGCGCCAGCAGGTGCCGTTCGCCTGGTCGCCGGGCTGGAACTCGCCACAGGCGTGGAACAAGTTTCAGGATGAAGTCGGTGGTCACCTGCGTGCAGGTGATCCGGGCGTGCGCCTGATCGAAACCCAGGGCGATGGCCTGAGCTGGTTCAGCGCCATTCCCGGCGCCTACAACCCGGCCCGTGGCACCTGGACCGTGGTGCCATTCTTCCACCTGTTCGGCAGCGAGGAAAACTCCTCACGCGCCGCGCCGGTGCAGACGCGCATTCCGCAGGCCTACGTGGGCCTGGCCAAATCCGAGGCCGATCGCCTGGGGGTCAATGACGGTGCTCTGCTGAGCCTGAACGTGGCCGGTCAGTCGCTGCGCTTGCCGCTGCGCATCGTTGAGGAGCTGGGCGCTGGCCTGGTTGCCCTGCCGAAGGGCCTGGACGGGATTCCGCCGGCGATCTTCGGCGCCACCGTCGAAGGCCTGCAGGAGGCAGCACAATGAGCTGGTTCACACCCGAAGTGATCGATGTGATCCTCAGCGTCGTCCGGGCCATCGTGGTGCTGCTCGCCGTGGTCGTCTGCGGCGCGCTGCTCAGCTTCGTCGAGCGCCGCCTGCTGGGGTGGTGGCAAGACCGCTATGGCCCGAACCGGGTCGGCCCGTTCGGCATGTTCCAGATCGCTGCCGACATGCTGAAGATGTTCTTCAAGGAAGACTGGAACCCGCCCTTCGTCGACCGCTTCATCTTCACCCTGGCACCCGTGGTAGCGATGAGCGCCCTGCTGATCGCCTTTGCGGTAATTCCGATCACCCCGCTGTGGGGCGTGGCTGACCTGAACATCGGCCTGCTGTTCTTCTTCGCCATGGCCGGTCTTTCGGTCTATGCGGTGCTGTTCGCCGGCTGGGCCTCGAACAACAAGTACGCCCTGCTCGGTAGCCTGCGGGCCTCGGCGCAGACCGTGTCGTACGAAGTGTTCCTGGGCCTTGCGCTGATGGGCGTGGTGGTGCAGGTGGGCTCGTTCAACATGCGCGATATCGTCGAGTACCAGGCGCAGAACCTGTGGTTCATCATTCCGCAGTTCTTCGGCTTCTGTACCTTCTTCATCGCAGGCGTGGCCGTGACTCACCGTCACCCCTTCGACCAGCCGGAAGCGGAGCAGGAACTGGCCGACGGCTACCACATCGAGTATGCCGGCATGAAATGGGGCATGTTCTTCGTCGGTGAGTACATCGGCATCATCCTGGTGTCGGCGCTGCTGGTGACGCTGTTCTTCGGTGGCTGGCATGGTCCGTTCGATCTGCTGCCGCAGGTGCCGTTCCTGTGGTTCGCGCTCAAGACCGCGTTCTTCATCATGCTGTTCATCCTGCTGCGCGCCTCGATTCCGCGCCCGCGCTATGACCAGGTGATGGATTTCAGCTGGAAATTCTGCCTGCCGCTGACCCTGATCAATTTGCTGGTGACCGCTGCGATCGTGCTCTACAACACGCCAGCCGTCGCGGCCCAGTGAGGATTTGACCCATGTTCAAGTATATCGGCCACATCGTTAAGGGCACCGGCACCCAGCTGCGCAGCCTGGCGATGGTGTTCTCCCACGGGTTTCGCAAGCGCGACACCCTGCAGTACCCCGAAGAACCCGTGTACCTGCCGCCGCGCTACCGCGGCCGCATCGTCCTGACCCGCGATCCCGACGGCGAAGAGCGCTGCGTGGCCTGCAACCTGTGCGCCGTAGCCTGTCCGGTCGGCTGCATTTCGCTGCAGAAGGCCGAGACCGACGACGGTCGCTGGTACCCCGAGTTCTTCCGCATCAACTTCTCACGCTGCATCTTCTGCGGTCTGTGCGAGGAAGCGTGCCCGACCACTGCGATCCAGCTGACGCCGGATTTCGAAATGGCCGAGTTCAAACGTCAGGACCTGGTGTACGAGAAGGAAGATCTGCTGATCTCCGGACCGGGCAAGAACCCTGACTACAACTTCTATCGGGTTGCCGGGATGGCGATCGCTGGCAAGCCGAAAGGCGCTGCGCAGAACGAAGCCGAGCCGATCAACGTGAAGAGCTTGCTCCCATAAGGACAGAAAGATGGAATTCGCGTTCTACTTCGCATCCGGGATCGCCGTGGTCTCCACCCTTCGGGTGGTGACCGGGACCAACCCCGTGCATGCGCTGCTGTATCTGATCATCTCCCTGATCTCGGTAGCGATGATCTTCTTCTCCCTCGGCGCCCCGTTCGCCGGTGCCCTGGAAGTGATCGCCTACGCCGGCGCCATCATGGTGCTGTTCGTCTTCGTGGTGATGATGCTCAACCTGGGCCCGGCCTCGGTCGCCCAGGAGCGCGGCTGGCTCAAGCCGGGCATCTGGGCGGGTCCGGTGCTGCTCGCGGCACTGCTGCTCGGTGAGCTGCTGTACGTGCTGTTCACCACCTCGAGCGGTGCCGGCATCAGCGGTACCACCGTCGACGCCAAGGCCGTGGGCATCAGCCTGTTCGGGCCTTACCTGCTGGTGGTCGAGCTGGCCTCGATGCTGCTGCTCGCCGCAGCGGTCACCGCCTTCCACCTGGGCCGTAACGAGGCGAAGGAGTAAATCATGGGTGCTATCCCTCTCGAGCATGGTCTGGCGGTCGCCGGCATCCTGTTCTGTCTAGGACTGGTCGGCCTCATGGTCCGGCGCAACATTCTCTTCGTGCTCATGAGCCTGGAAGTCATGATGAACGCCTCTGCCCTGGCGTTCATCGTCGCCGGCGCACGTTGGGTACAACCCGACGGCCAGGTGATGTTCATCCTGGTGATCAGCCTGGCAGCCGCCGAGGCCAGTATCGGCCTGGCGATCCTGCTGCAACTGTATCGCCGCTTCCACACTCTCGACATCGATGCTGCCAGTGAGATGCGCGGATGAACCTTCTCTTTCTGACTTTCGTCTTCCCCCTGATCGGCTTCCTGCTGCTGTCGTTCTCCCGCGGGCGGTTCTCCGAGAACCTGTCCGCGCTGATCGGCGTCGGCTCGGTCGGTCTTTCGGCGGCCGTCGCTGCCTACGTGATCTGGCAGTTCAACGTCGCGCCGCCTGAAGGCGGCGCGTACAGCCAGCTGCTGTGGCAGTGGATGTCGGTGGATGGCTTCGCGCCGAGCTTCACCCTGTACCTGGATGGCCTGTCGGTCACCATGCTCGGGGTGGTCACCGGTGTGGGCTTCCTGATTCACTTGTTCGCCTCGTGGTACATGCGCGGCGAAACCGGCTATTCACGCTTCTTCTCCTACACCAACCTGTTTATCGCCAGCATGTTATTCCTGATCCTGGGCGACAACTTGCTGTTCATCTACTTCGGTTGGGAAGGCGTAGGCCTGTGCTCGTACCTGTTGATCGGCTTCTACTACAGCAACCGCAACAACGGTAACGCCGCGCTCAAGGCATTCATCGTCACCCGGATCGGCGACGTATTCATGGCCATTGGCCTGTTCATCCTGTTCGCCCAGCTCGGCACCTTGAACGTGCAGGAGCTGCTGGTACTGGCGCCGCAGAAATTCCAGGCCGGTGACACCTGGATGGTGCTGGCGACCTTGATGCTGCTGGGCGGTGCGGTGGGTAAATCGGCGCAGCTGCCGCTGCAGACCTGGCTGGCAGACGCCATGGCCGGCCCGACTCCGGTTTCGGCACTGATCCACGCCGCGACCATGGTCACCGCCGGTGTCTACCTGATCGCACGCACCAATGGCCTGTTCCTGCTGGCCCCGGACATCCTCCACCTGGTGGGTGTGGTCGGCGGTGTGACCCTGGTGCTGGCCGGCTTCGCCGCGCTGGTGCAGACCGACATCAAGCGTATCCTCGCCTACTCGACCATGAGCCAGATCGGCTACATGTTCCTGGCGCTGGGCGTCGGTGCCTGGCAAGCGGCGATCTTCCACCTGATGACCCACGCCTTCTTCAAGGCGCTGCTGTTCCTGGCCTCCGGTTCGGTGATCAACGCCTGCCACCACGAGCAGAACATCTTCAAGATGGGCGGCCTGTGGAAGAAGCTGCCATTGGCCTATGCCAGTTTCCTGGTCGGTGGCGCGGCCCTGGCGGCCTTGCCGATCATCACCGTGGGCTTCTATTCCAAGGATGAAATCCTCTGGGAGGCCTTCGCCAGCGGCAACAGCAACCTGCTGTACGCCGGCCTGGTGGGTGCGTTCATGACCTCGCTGTACACCTTCCGCCTGATCTTCATCGCCTTCCACGGCGAAGCCAAGACCGAAGCCCACGCCGGCCACGGCCTGGCTCACGGCCTGCCGCTGTGCGTGCTGATCGTGCTGTCGACCTTCATCGGCGCCTGGATTCACCCACCGCTGGCCGGTGTGTTGCCGCAAAGCGCCGGGCATGCCGGCGGCGAAGCCCAGCACAGCCTGGAAATCGCCTCGGGCGCCATCGCCATCGCCGGCATCCTGCTGGCGGCGATGCTGTTCCTGGGCAAGCGCCGTCTGGTCAGCGCCATCGCCAACAGCGGTATCGGCCGCTTCCTGTCGGCCTGGTGGTATGCCGCATGGGGCTTCGACTGGCTGTACGACAAGCTGTTCGTCAAGCCGTACCTGCTGATCTGTCATGTCCTGCGCAAGGACCCGGTCGACCGCACCATCGGTCTGATCCCGCGCCTGGCGCGTGGCGGACACGTGGCCATGAGCAAGACCGAGACCGGCCAGCTGCGCTGGTACACCGCCTCCATCGCCCTGGGCGCCGTGCTGGTGCTTGGCGCTGTCCTGGTGGCCGCGGTATGACCCTGACTCTTGCGAACCTTGCGACTCTGCAAAAGGAAACGAACCCGTCATGATTCTGCCTTGGCTGATCCTGATTCCCTTCATCGGCGGCCTTCTGTGCTGGCTGGGCGAGCGCTTCGGCGCCACCCTGCCACGCTGGATCGCGTTGCTGACCATGTCCCTGCTGCTCGGCATCGGCCTGTGGCTGTGGGCCCACGGCGACTACACCCTCGCCCCTGCTCCGGGCGCTGAGCCGGCCTGGGCGCTGGAATTCAAGGTCCAGTGGATCCAGCGCTTCGGCATCAGCCTGCACCTGGCCCTCGACGGCCTGTCGCTGCTGATGATCCTGCTCACCGGCCTGCTCGGTGTGCTGTCGGTGCTGTGCTCGTGGAACGAGATCCAGCGCCACGTCGGCTTCTTCCACCTCAACCTGATGTGGATTCTGGGCGGCGTGGTCGGGGTATTCCTGGCCCTGGACCTGTTCCTGTTCTTCTTCTTCTGGGAAATGATGCTGGTGCCGATGTACTTCCTCATCGCGCTCTGGGGTCACAGCTCGGCAGACGGCAAGAAGACCCGCATCTATGCGGCGACCAAGTTCTTCATCTTCACCCAGGCCAGCGGCCTGATCATGCTGGTGGCGATCCTGGGTCTGGTGCTGGTCAACTACAACAGCACCGGGGTCATCACCTTCAACTACAGCGACCTGCTCAAGGCCGAGCTGCCCGCCGGTGTCGAGTACCTGCTGATGCTGGGCTTCTTCATCGCCTTCGCGGTGAAGCTGCCGGTGGTGCCGTTCCATTCCTGGCTGCCCGATGCCCACGCCCAGGCGCCCACTGCCGGCTCCGTGGACCTGGCCGGTATCCTGCTGAAAACCGCCGCCTACGGCCTGCTGCGCTTCGCATTGCCGCTGTTCCCCAACGCCTCGGCCGAGTTCGCGCCGATCGCCATGACCCTGGGCCTGATCGGTATCTTCTACGGCGCCTTCCTGGCCTTCGCGCAAACCGACATCAAGCGCCTGATCGCCTTCTCCAGCGTTTCGCACATGGGCTTCGTGCTGATCGGTATCTACTCCGGCAGCCAGCAGGCCCTGCAAGGCGCGGTGATCCAGATGCTCGCCCACGGTGTCTCGGCCGCCGCGCTGTTCATCCTCAGCGGTCAGCTGTACGAGCGCCTGCACACCCGTGACATGCGGCAAATGGGCGGGGTCTGGCACCGCATCGCCTACCTGCCGGCCATCAGCCTGTTCTTCGCCGCCGCGTCGCTGGGCCTGCCAGGCACCGGCAACTTCGTTGGCGAGTTCCTGATCCTGATCGGCAGCTTCGCCCAGGTTCCATGGATCACCGTGATTGCCACCACCGGCCTGGTATTCGGCTCGGTGTACTCGCTGATCATGATCCACCGCGCCTACTTCGGCCCGGCCAAGTCGGACACCGTTCTGGCTGGCATGGACGGCCGCGAGCTGACCATGGTGCTGGGCCTGGCGGTCCTGCTGATCGTGCTTGGCGTGTACCCACAGCCGTTCCTCGATACCTCTGCCGCCACCATGAGCGGTGTGCAGCAATGGCTCGGTTCCGCTTTCACTCAACTCGCTTCGGCCCGGTAAGAGCGCTATGGAATTCACCACTCAACACTTCATCGCACTGGCGCCGATGCTCATCACCACCGTGACCACGGTGGTGGTGATGCTGGCGATCGCCTGGAAGCGCAATCACTCGCAGACCTTCCTGCTCTCGACCATCGGTCTGAACCTGGCCCTGCTGTCGATCATCCCGGCCATGAAGGTCGCGCCATTGCCGGTGACCGGTCTGATCACCATCGACTACTTCGCCTGTCTGTACATGGCGCTGA
It includes:
- the nuoM gene encoding NADH-quinone oxidoreductase subunit M; protein product: MILPWLILIPFIGGLLCWLGERFGATLPRWIALLTMSLLLGIGLWLWAHGDYTLAPAPGAEPAWALEFKVQWIQRFGISLHLALDGLSLLMILLTGLLGVLSVLCSWNEIQRHVGFFHLNLMWILGGVVGVFLALDLFLFFFFWEMMLVPMYFLIALWGHSSADGKKTRIYAATKFFIFTQASGLIMLVAILGLVLVNYNSTGVITFNYSDLLKAELPAGVEYLLMLGFFIAFAVKLPVVPFHSWLPDAHAQAPTAGSVDLAGILLKTAAYGLLRFALPLFPNASAEFAPIAMTLGLIGIFYGAFLAFAQTDIKRLIAFSSVSHMGFVLIGIYSGSQQALQGAVIQMLAHGVSAAALFILSGQLYERLHTRDMRQMGGVWHRIAYLPAISLFFAAASLGLPGTGNFVGEFLILIGSFAQVPWITVIATTGLVFGSVYSLIMIHRAYFGPAKSDTVLAGMDGRELTMVLGLAVLLIVLGVYPQPFLDTSAATMSGVQQWLGSAFTQLASAR
- the nuoH gene encoding NADH-quinone oxidoreductase subunit NuoH, which produces MSWFTPEVIDVILSVVRAIVVLLAVVVCGALLSFVERRLLGWWQDRYGPNRVGPFGMFQIAADMLKMFFKEDWNPPFVDRFIFTLAPVVAMSALLIAFAVIPITPLWGVADLNIGLLFFFAMAGLSVYAVLFAGWASNNKYALLGSLRASAQTVSYEVFLGLALMGVVVQVGSFNMRDIVEYQAQNLWFIIPQFFGFCTFFIAGVAVTHRHPFDQPEAEQELADGYHIEYAGMKWGMFFVGEYIGIILVSALLVTLFFGGWHGPFDLLPQVPFLWFALKTAFFIMLFILLRASIPRPRYDQVMDFSWKFCLPLTLINLLVTAAIVLYNTPAVAAQ
- the nuoL gene encoding NADH-quinone oxidoreductase subunit L, producing MNLLFLTFVFPLIGFLLLSFSRGRFSENLSALIGVGSVGLSAAVAAYVIWQFNVAPPEGGAYSQLLWQWMSVDGFAPSFTLYLDGLSVTMLGVVTGVGFLIHLFASWYMRGETGYSRFFSYTNLFIASMLFLILGDNLLFIYFGWEGVGLCSYLLIGFYYSNRNNGNAALKAFIVTRIGDVFMAIGLFILFAQLGTLNVQELLVLAPQKFQAGDTWMVLATLMLLGGAVGKSAQLPLQTWLADAMAGPTPVSALIHAATMVTAGVYLIARTNGLFLLAPDILHLVGVVGGVTLVLAGFAALVQTDIKRILAYSTMSQIGYMFLALGVGAWQAAIFHLMTHAFFKALLFLASGSVINACHHEQNIFKMGGLWKKLPLAYASFLVGGAALAALPIITVGFYSKDEILWEAFASGNSNLLYAGLVGAFMTSLYTFRLIFIAFHGEAKTEAHAGHGLAHGLPLCVLIVLSTFIGAWIHPPLAGVLPQSAGHAGGEAQHSLEIASGAIAIAGILLAAMLFLGKRRLVSAIANSGIGRFLSAWWYAAWGFDWLYDKLFVKPYLLICHVLRKDPVDRTIGLIPRLARGGHVAMSKTETGQLRWYTASIALGAVLVLGAVLVAAV
- the nuoJ gene encoding NADH-quinone oxidoreductase subunit J; protein product: MEFAFYFASGIAVVSTLRVVTGTNPVHALLYLIISLISVAMIFFSLGAPFAGALEVIAYAGAIMVLFVFVVMMLNLGPASVAQERGWLKPGIWAGPVLLAALLLGELLYVLFTTSSGAGISGTTVDAKAVGISLFGPYLLVVELASMLLLAAAVTAFHLGRNEAKE
- the nuoK gene encoding NADH-quinone oxidoreductase subunit NuoK; its protein translation is MGAIPLEHGLAVAGILFCLGLVGLMVRRNILFVLMSLEVMMNASALAFIVAGARWVQPDGQVMFILVISLAAAEASIGLAILLQLYRRFHTLDIDAASEMRG
- the nuoG gene encoding NADH-quinone oxidoreductase subunit NuoG, whose translation is MATIHVDGKALEVNGADNLLQACLSLGLDIPYFCWHPALGSVGACRQCAVKQYTDENDTRGRIVMSCMTPASDGTWISIEDDESKAFRASVVEWLMTNHPHDCPVCEEGGHCHLQDMTVMTGHNERRYRFTKRTHQNQDLGPFIAHEMNRCIACYRCVRYYKDYAGGTDLGVYGAHDNVYFGRVEDGVLESEFSGNLTEVCPTGVFTDKTHSERYNRKWDMQFAPSICHGCSSGCNISPGERYGELRRIENRFNGSVNQYFLCDRGRFGYGYVNRKDRPRQPLLADGSKLGLDAALDKAADLLRGRTIVGIGSPRASLESNYGLRELVGAEYFYSGIEAGELARVRLVLEVLNNSPLPVPTLRDIEDHDAVFVLGEDLTQTAARVALAVRQATKGKAEAMAEAMKVQPWLDAAVKNIGQHALYPLFIASLAETKLDDVAEECVHAAPADLARLGFAVAHAIDPSAPAVNGLDSDALALAQRIADALVAAQRPLVVAGTSLADPALIEAAANIAKALKLRDKNGSLSLVVPEANSLGMAMFGGDSADAALDAVIDGKADAIVVLENDLYARLPAAKVDAALAAAKVVIVADHSKTATSDRAHLVLPAASFAEGDGTLISQEGRAQRFFQVFDPQYLDSSIQIHEGWRWLHALRATLLNKPVDWTQLDHVTQACAQVSPQLAGIVDAAPSAAFRIKGLKLAREPLRYSGRTAMRANISVHEPRTPQDKDTAFAFSMEGYSGSAEPRQQVPFAWSPGWNSPQAWNKFQDEVGGHLRAGDPGVRLIETQGDGLSWFSAIPGAYNPARGTWTVVPFFHLFGSEENSSRAAPVQTRIPQAYVGLAKSEADRLGVNDGALLSLNVAGQSLRLPLRIVEELGAGLVALPKGLDGIPPAIFGATVEGLQEAAQ
- the nuoI gene encoding NADH-quinone oxidoreductase subunit NuoI, translating into MFKYIGHIVKGTGTQLRSLAMVFSHGFRKRDTLQYPEEPVYLPPRYRGRIVLTRDPDGEERCVACNLCAVACPVGCISLQKAETDDGRWYPEFFRINFSRCIFCGLCEEACPTTAIQLTPDFEMAEFKRQDLVYEKEDLLISGPGKNPDYNFYRVAGMAIAGKPKGAAQNEAEPINVKSLLP
- the nuoF gene encoding NADH-quinone oxidoreductase subunit NuoF, with amino-acid sequence MTITSFGPANRIARAAETHPLTWRLRDDGEPVWLAEYESKNGYVAARTALAQMAPDDIVQSVKDSGLKGRGGAGFPTGVKWGLMPKDESMNIRYLLCNADEMEPNTWKDRMLMEQQPHLLIEGMLISARALKAYRGYIFLRGEYTTAAKNLNRAIDEAKAAGLLGKNILGSGFDFELFVHTGAGRYICGEETALINSLEGRRANPRSKPPFPAAVGVWGKPTCVNNVETLCNVPAIVANGNDWYKSLARAGSEDHGTKLMGFSGKVKNPGLWELPFGVTARELFEDYAGGMRDGFRLKCWQPGGAGTGFLLPEHLDAQMYAGGIAKVGTRMGTGLAMAVDDSINMVSLLRNMEEFFARESCGWCTPCRDGLPWSVKMLRALEKGQGRAEDIETLLGLVNFLGPGRTFCAHAPGAVEPLGSAIKYFREEFEAGVAPAVAGAALSPNLAKPVPAGPVVVGA